In Longimicrobium sp., a genomic segment contains:
- a CDS encoding polysaccharide deacetylase family protein, which produces MAVPFSMSRARSIAWRFGVSPRPMEARMARFDALTAEFGVRPTWAVTASVLHRNQPAVRRFCERGVEFAVHGLAHDDLALRSPAEQRASIARAVGIFHGAGVPFSGFRAPFLRASAATDDAVAGLGFVYHSTTPVAFDAAAFPRAIGAMYPAYGDASAAPVRPAERGGVVHLPVALPDDALLVERLRFSPAEQAITWRAVLETTWRRGELFTLRLHPERIYECEEALGALLADARGRRPPVWIATLDRIARWWRRRAQSKLAVHELEPGRVRVVLDGDPMATLLVRNLAEGETEPWFGADRVARSRDFEAHAERKPVVGVSTRSPAAALTFLAEEGFPAEVSDDAPRYGAWIDVPGRTVDEAAVLAAVEAADGPMVRLGRWPAGARSALAVTGDIGCMTLQDFALRAWEGRR; this is translated from the coding sequence ATGGCGGTCCCCTTTTCGATGTCCCGCGCGCGCTCCATCGCCTGGCGCTTCGGCGTTTCGCCGCGGCCGATGGAGGCGCGGATGGCCCGCTTCGACGCGCTGACCGCCGAATTCGGCGTCCGCCCCACCTGGGCCGTGACCGCCAGCGTGCTGCACCGCAACCAGCCGGCGGTCCGCCGCTTCTGCGAGCGCGGGGTGGAGTTCGCGGTGCACGGGCTGGCGCACGACGACCTGGCGCTCCGCTCGCCGGCCGAGCAGCGCGCCAGCATCGCCCGCGCGGTCGGCATCTTCCACGGCGCCGGCGTTCCCTTCAGCGGCTTCCGCGCCCCCTTCCTGCGCGCCAGCGCCGCCACCGACGACGCGGTCGCCGGGCTCGGCTTCGTCTACCACAGCACCACGCCGGTCGCCTTCGACGCGGCGGCGTTCCCGCGCGCGATCGGCGCGATGTATCCGGCGTACGGCGACGCCTCGGCCGCCCCGGTGCGGCCGGCGGAGCGCGGCGGCGTGGTGCATCTCCCCGTCGCCCTGCCGGACGACGCGCTGCTGGTGGAGCGCCTCCGCTTCTCTCCCGCCGAGCAGGCGATCACGTGGCGGGCGGTGCTGGAAACGACCTGGCGCCGCGGCGAGCTGTTCACCCTGCGGCTGCACCCCGAGCGCATCTACGAGTGCGAGGAGGCGCTCGGGGCGCTGCTGGCCGATGCGCGCGGCCGCCGCCCCCCCGTCTGGATCGCCACGCTGGACCGCATCGCGCGCTGGTGGCGCCGCCGCGCGCAGTCGAAGCTCGCCGTGCACGAGCTGGAGCCAGGGCGGGTCCGCGTGGTGCTGGACGGCGATCCGATGGCGACGCTGCTGGTGCGCAACCTGGCCGAGGGCGAGACGGAGCCCTGGTTCGGCGCCGACCGCGTCGCCCGCTCGCGCGACTTCGAGGCGCACGCCGAGCGCAAGCCGGTGGTGGGCGTCTCCACCCGCTCCCCCGCCGCGGCGCTCACCTTCCTGGCCGAGGAAGGCTTCCCCGCCGAGGTGTCGGACGATGCGCCGCGCTACGGCGCCTGGATCGACGTCCCGGGGCGGACGGTCGACGAAGCCGCGGTGCTCGCCGCCGTCGAGGCGGCGGACGGGCCCATGGTGCGGCTGGGGCGGTGGCCGGCCGGCGCCCGCAGCGCCCTCGCCGTCACCGGCGACA